From the genome of Rhizobium binae, one region includes:
- a CDS encoding alpha-hydroxy-acid oxidizing protein — MFSVEDFRMRAKNFLPKMVFDYLEGGSEGESGLSRNVNAFGKWNFVPRRLADVSKCSLETTLLGRGYSLPFYVSPTGLNGLIRPDGDRILAQAAAKAGIPFVLSTASNLSIEDIAASGDGERWFQLYVLHRDIAKTMCQRALTAGYEALILTVDVPVNGYRERDMRNRFALPATYGLRTLADGLMHPRWSINFLRSGTPKLRNFETLEAQGPEAQAALLKRQMDASFDWDALRQLREWWPKKLMVKGVLRAEDAVQCAACGVDALIVSNHGARQLDGTISPLEVLAEIAASVQIPILLDSGIRRGADALTSLCLGATIVGLGRAILYALASDGERGVERCLEILTDELKRGMALLGASSITQLDHTLVRRSNWA, encoded by the coding sequence GTGTTCAGTGTTGAAGATTTTCGGATGAGGGCGAAAAATTTCCTTCCCAAGATGGTCTTCGATTATTTGGAGGGTGGATCAGAGGGCGAGTCTGGCCTCTCTCGAAATGTGAACGCTTTTGGAAAATGGAACTTCGTCCCCAGGCGCCTTGCCGATGTTAGCAAATGCTCGCTGGAGACTACGTTGCTTGGAAGGGGATACAGTCTCCCCTTCTATGTTTCTCCGACCGGACTGAACGGCCTCATCCGCCCTGACGGGGACCGAATCTTGGCCCAGGCGGCGGCCAAGGCGGGCATTCCCTTTGTTCTCTCCACCGCGTCGAACTTGTCGATTGAGGACATCGCTGCATCGGGGGATGGCGAACGTTGGTTCCAGTTGTACGTACTGCATCGAGATATTGCCAAGACGATGTGCCAAAGGGCTCTGACCGCTGGTTACGAAGCACTGATCTTGACTGTTGATGTCCCAGTCAACGGATATCGAGAGCGGGACATGCGCAACAGGTTCGCATTACCGGCAACATATGGTCTGCGAACGCTGGCAGACGGGTTGATGCATCCACGATGGTCTATCAATTTTCTGAGAAGCGGAACGCCTAAACTCCGAAATTTCGAAACTCTGGAAGCCCAGGGCCCGGAAGCGCAGGCCGCATTGTTGAAAAGACAGATGGATGCGAGCTTCGATTGGGACGCGTTACGGCAGCTTCGTGAATGGTGGCCCAAGAAGTTGATGGTAAAGGGCGTGCTCCGGGCCGAAGACGCAGTCCAATGCGCTGCCTGCGGTGTGGATGCGTTGATAGTCTCAAATCACGGCGCTCGACAACTGGACGGAACTATCTCTCCCTTGGAAGTGCTTGCGGAGATTGCCGCTAGTGTCCAGATCCCAATTCTGTTGGACAGTGGCATCAGGCGTGGGGCGGACGCGCTTACCAGCCTCTGCTTGGGCGCTACAATTGTGGGCCTGGGGCGAGCGATACTTTATGCCTTGGCGTCCGACGGCGAGCGGGGTGTTGAACGATGCCTTGAAATCTTAACCGATGAATTGAAGCGCGGCATGGCCCTGCTGGGGGCATCAAGCATAACCCAGCTCGACCACACTCTTGTCAGGCGGTCGAATTGGGCTTGA
- a CDS encoding acetoacetate--CoA ligase: protein MQDNRPLWVPSDEAVAKSPIHAFMQRCNADFGLSLSGFEDLHAWSVAEREKFWSTVWDFCGVKGKRGAEVLVDGDSMLGARFFPDATLNFAENLLPGRGEGDAIVFRGEDKVEDRWSWDRLRALVSKLQQAFKAQGIGKGDRIAAMMPNMPETVAAMLAAASIGAIWSSCSPDFGEQGVLDRFGQIGPKLFIACDAYWYSGKLQDVGAKVAAVAKSLGVPTLVVHYAGDAEAVASNTPGASTLEAFIAPYEAGEIEFTQLGFAHPLYILFSSGTTGVPKCIVHSAGGTLLQHLKEQRLHCGLEAGERLFYFTTCGWMMWNWLVSGLASGATLCLFDGSPFAPDGNVLFDYAETEKFVIFGTSAKYIDAVRKGGLTPRQSHDLSSLRLMTSTGSPLSPEGFTFVYEGIKKDVQLASISGGTDIVSCFVLGNPLQPVWRGEIQGPGLGLAVDVWNDDGKPVRGEKGELVCTKAFPSMPVMFWNDPDGAKYRAAYFDRFDDVWCHGDFAEWTEHGGLIIHGRSDATLNPGGVRIGTAEIYNQVEQMEEVAEALCIGQEWDDDVRVILFVRLAAGVTLTEDLVKAIKTRIRTGASPRHVPAKVIAVADIPRTKSGKIVELAVREVVHGRPVKNQEALANPEALRLFSGLEELRS from the coding sequence ATGCAGGACAACAGACCACTGTGGGTGCCATCGGACGAAGCCGTCGCAAAAAGCCCGATCCATGCCTTCATGCAGCGCTGCAACGCCGACTTCGGGCTATCGCTTTCAGGCTTTGAGGACCTGCATGCATGGTCGGTCGCCGAGCGCGAGAAATTCTGGTCAACCGTCTGGGATTTCTGCGGCGTCAAGGGAAAACGCGGGGCGGAAGTGCTTGTCGACGGCGACAGCATGCTCGGCGCCCGCTTCTTTCCCGATGCGACGCTGAATTTCGCCGAAAACCTGCTGCCCGGCCGCGGCGAGGGCGACGCCATCGTCTTTCGCGGCGAGGATAAGGTCGAGGATCGCTGGTCGTGGGATCGGCTGCGCGCGCTGGTGTCGAAGCTGCAGCAAGCCTTCAAGGCGCAGGGTATCGGTAAAGGCGACCGCATCGCAGCCATGATGCCGAACATGCCGGAAACCGTCGCCGCCATGCTGGCGGCTGCCTCGATCGGCGCCATCTGGTCGTCCTGTTCCCCCGACTTCGGCGAGCAGGGCGTGCTCGACCGGTTCGGCCAGATCGGGCCGAAGCTCTTCATCGCCTGCGATGCCTATTGGTATTCCGGCAAGCTGCAGGATGTCGGCGCCAAGGTCGCCGCTGTGGCGAAAAGCTTGGGTGTCCCCACACTCGTCGTCCACTATGCCGGCGATGCCGAGGCGGTGGCGAGCAACACGCCAGGCGCTTCGACGCTGGAAGCCTTCATCGCGCCCTATGAGGCGGGCGAGATCGAATTCACCCAACTCGGCTTCGCCCATCCTCTCTACATCCTCTTTTCCTCGGGCACGACAGGCGTGCCGAAATGCATCGTCCATTCGGCCGGCGGCACGCTGTTGCAGCATCTCAAGGAGCAACGTCTGCATTGCGGCCTTGAGGCCGGCGAGAGGCTCTTCTACTTCACCACCTGCGGCTGGATGATGTGGAATTGGCTGGTCAGCGGGCTCGCCAGCGGCGCGACCCTCTGCCTGTTCGACGGTTCGCCGTTTGCCCCTGACGGCAACGTGCTGTTCGACTATGCCGAGACCGAAAAATTCGTAATCTTCGGCACCTCGGCGAAATATATCGATGCGGTGCGCAAAGGCGGGCTGACGCCGCGCCAGAGCCATGATCTTTCCAGCCTGCGGCTGATGACGTCGACCGGTTCGCCGCTGTCGCCGGAGGGCTTCACCTTCGTCTATGAAGGCATCAAGAAGGATGTGCAACTCGCCTCGATTTCCGGCGGCACCGATATCGTCTCCTGTTTCGTGCTCGGCAATCCGCTGCAGCCGGTGTGGCGCGGCGAGATCCAGGGGCCGGGCCTCGGCCTTGCCGTCGACGTCTGGAACGATGACGGCAAGCCGGTGCGCGGCGAGAAGGGCGAACTCGTCTGCACGAAGGCCTTCCCGTCGATGCCCGTCATGTTCTGGAACGATCCTGACGGCGCCAAATATCGCGCCGCCTATTTCGACCGGTTCGACGATGTCTGGTGCCACGGCGATTTCGCCGAATGGACGGAACATGGCGGCCTGATCATCCACGGCCGTTCGGATGCGACGCTCAATCCCGGCGGCGTGCGCATCGGCACGGCCGAAATCTACAATCAGGTCGAGCAGATGGAGGAGGTGGCCGAGGCGCTATGCATCGGCCAGGAATGGGATGATGACGTGCGCGTCATCCTGTTCGTTCGCCTGGCAGCGGGCGTGACGCTGACCGAGGACCTCGTCAAGGCGATCAAGACACGGATACGCACCGGCGCCTCGCC
- a CDS encoding aldehyde dehydrogenase, whose protein sequence is MLEIKQIIGGNSVAAVSGKTFDRIDPFTGKVATRAPASGIEDVQKAVAAAHSAFPAWSKRGPGERRALLMKAADNLASKVEEFIRITIEETGGTAPWAGFNTMLAAGILREAAAMTTQVVGEVIPSDKPGTLSMGVRQAAGVCLGIAPWNAPIILGTRAIAMALACGNTVILKASESCPGVHMLIGQALNEAGFPAGVVNVISNAPEDAAAVVEALIAAPEVRRVNFTGSTHVGRRIGELCGRHLKPALLELGGKAPMVVLDDADVDAAVNGAIFGAFANMGQICMSTERIIVHKNIADEFVAKLCDRASKLPAGDPRGHVVLGSLVTTEAAVKMEEFIADAVAKGAKLVAGGKRTGSVVEATLLDNVKSGMRCYGEESFGPVKPIIRVADDEEAIRVANDTEYGLSAAVFSRDPQRAMAVAARIESGICHINGPTVHDEAQMPFGGVKGSGYGRFGGKAAINEFTDLRWITIEDPHQHYPF, encoded by the coding sequence ATGTTGGAAATAAAGCAGATTATCGGGGGCAACTCGGTCGCCGCCGTCTCCGGAAAGACCTTCGACAGGATCGATCCATTCACTGGCAAGGTTGCGACCCGCGCCCCGGCATCCGGCATAGAGGATGTCCAGAAGGCAGTGGCTGCGGCGCATTCCGCCTTCCCCGCCTGGTCGAAGAGGGGTCCCGGCGAGCGCAGGGCGTTGCTGATGAAGGCCGCTGATAACCTTGCGTCGAAGGTCGAAGAATTCATCAGGATCACGATCGAGGAGACAGGCGGCACCGCGCCTTGGGCCGGCTTCAATACCATGCTTGCAGCGGGGATATTGCGGGAGGCTGCGGCGATGACCACGCAGGTTGTTGGCGAAGTCATTCCGTCGGACAAGCCCGGCACCTTGTCCATGGGCGTACGCCAGGCCGCAGGCGTTTGCCTGGGGATAGCGCCGTGGAACGCGCCTATCATCCTTGGTACGCGGGCGATCGCCATGGCGCTCGCCTGCGGCAATACCGTTATCCTCAAGGCATCGGAATCCTGCCCGGGAGTGCACATGCTGATCGGCCAGGCGCTGAACGAAGCGGGTTTCCCTGCCGGGGTGGTCAATGTCATCTCCAATGCGCCGGAGGATGCCGCCGCCGTCGTCGAAGCCCTGATCGCGGCGCCGGAGGTCAGGCGTGTGAATTTCACCGGATCGACCCATGTCGGGCGCCGTATCGGCGAGCTTTGCGGGCGGCATCTCAAGCCCGCTCTCCTGGAACTCGGCGGCAAGGCGCCGATGGTGGTTCTGGACGATGCCGATGTTGATGCCGCGGTCAACGGGGCGATCTTCGGGGCCTTTGCGAATATGGGTCAGATTTGCATGTCGACCGAGCGGATCATTGTTCACAAGAACATCGCCGACGAATTCGTCGCCAAGCTTTGCGACCGTGCTTCGAAACTACCTGCCGGCGATCCCCGCGGTCATGTGGTTCTCGGGTCTCTCGTCACCACGGAGGCGGCGGTGAAAATGGAGGAATTCATCGCCGACGCCGTGGCCAAGGGCGCCAAGCTCGTCGCCGGCGGAAAGCGGACCGGCTCCGTGGTCGAGGCGACGCTGCTCGACAATGTGAAGAGCGGCATGCGCTGCTATGGCGAGGAAAGCTTCGGTCCGGTCAAGCCGATCATCCGGGTCGCCGACGACGAAGAAGCGATCCGTGTCGCCAACGATACCGAATATGGTCTGTCAGCCGCCGTCTTCAGCCGTGACCCGCAGCGGGCGATGGCGGTCGCCGCTCGGATCGAAAGCGGCATCTGCCACATCAACGGGCCGACCGTGCATGACGAGGCGCAGATGCCCTTCGGTGGGGTCAAGGGTTCCGGTTACGGTCGTTTCGGGGGCAAGGCGGCGATCAACGAATTCACTGATCTGCGCTGGATCACGATCGAAGATCCGCACCAGCACTACCCCTTCTGA
- a CDS encoding AsmA family protein yields MGTSRHRRWRRKIGPVSRWLPTFARLSTVLLLIALGLFVALRVAAPYLITTGFVRSGIEDALSKWTGYQAEIKGDPVLEFWPTPRITLNEVTIRQPRESGDKLLGRIESLSADFSLIDALRGRTSFHEFHLLRPSLALTRDEKGLIDWSYAGLLARAINGARYENGAEVLDPALDAEIGAVTVEDGTLAVTDIMSAKIYHFDSVTADIAWPRLSGAISAVVIARINGEDLKVDFASRQPLLAFAGKSAETRTSLTSNLLTAHFRGIASIVSLSALSGNIAVSIPDVPALLKWSGKSIPGIGTLKSASLESDIISSGSGLRFNELSLSLNEASATGVMDLSTEAGKRPKIGGTLAFDQMNLKPFLDAFALRLAAGQAEEISGMREPPQLLDIDVRLSARRAQMGLFELSNVGASMIVTGGEAKFDIGDSAFEGGEMSAHLEATRRDFAGGGKLQLSIRDADFAALAERLQLKGPLPLSTGSLDLDLQSPKAIWTTGLGDVTGRLHFWTKEGTIPGIDAAALRSQAAEKAFFPLSAAAGGAFTFSQLDLQADFANGSAEIDDAHITGPAQTLTLSGLITYQSNGLALSGSLEATDPAKAAELPLLQFFIGGSWPNPVISPVPLLNAPAKP; encoded by the coding sequence ATGGGTACGTCAAGACATCGCAGGTGGCGCAGAAAGATCGGACCCGTTTCGCGCTGGCTGCCGACTTTCGCGCGTCTTTCAACCGTGCTGCTACTGATTGCCCTTGGGCTCTTCGTGGCGCTGAGGGTGGCCGCGCCCTATCTCATCACGACCGGCTTCGTGCGCTCCGGCATCGAGGACGCGCTGTCGAAATGGACAGGGTATCAGGCCGAGATCAAAGGCGATCCGGTTCTTGAGTTCTGGCCGACGCCACGCATCACGCTGAACGAGGTCACGATCCGGCAGCCGCGCGAGAGCGGCGACAAGCTGCTCGGCAGAATTGAAAGCCTCTCGGCCGATTTCAGCCTCATCGATGCGCTGAGAGGCCGAACCAGCTTCCACGAATTCCATCTGCTGCGCCCCAGCCTGGCGCTGACGCGTGACGAAAAAGGCCTGATCGACTGGAGTTATGCCGGTCTTCTTGCCCGTGCGATCAACGGCGCGCGTTACGAAAACGGAGCCGAGGTGCTCGATCCGGCTCTCGATGCCGAGATCGGCGCGGTGACCGTCGAAGACGGCACGCTAGCCGTCACCGACATCATGAGCGCCAAGATCTATCATTTCGACAGCGTCACGGCCGATATCGCCTGGCCGCGGCTCTCGGGCGCGATCTCGGCTGTCGTCATCGCCCGCATCAACGGCGAGGACCTGAAGGTCGATTTCGCCTCGCGCCAGCCGCTGCTCGCCTTTGCCGGCAAGAGCGCCGAGACGCGGACATCGCTGACGTCAAACCTGCTGACCGCGCATTTCCGAGGAATTGCCAGCATCGTCAGCCTCTCGGCCCTTTCCGGCAATATCGCCGTCAGCATTCCCGATGTGCCGGCGCTTCTCAAATGGTCGGGCAAATCGATCCCCGGCATCGGGACGCTGAAGAGCGCGTCGCTGGAATCCGACATCATCTCGTCGGGCAGCGGGCTGCGCTTCAACGAACTCAGCCTGTCGCTGAACGAGGCAAGCGCCACCGGCGTCATGGACCTTTCGACCGAAGCCGGCAAACGTCCGAAGATCGGCGGCACGCTCGCCTTCGACCAGATGAACCTCAAGCCGTTCCTCGACGCCTTTGCGCTCAGGCTTGCCGCCGGCCAGGCGGAGGAAATCTCCGGCATGCGCGAACCGCCGCAACTGCTCGATATCGATGTCAGGCTTTCGGCCCGACGCGCGCAGATGGGCCTCTTCGAGCTTTCCAATGTCGGCGCCAGCATGATCGTGACTGGCGGCGAGGCGAAATTCGATATCGGCGACAGCGCCTTCGAAGGCGGTGAAATGAGCGCGCATCTAGAAGCGACGCGGCGCGATTTCGCCGGCGGCGGCAAATTGCAGCTGTCGATCCGCGATGCCGACTTCGCCGCCCTTGCCGAGCGGCTGCAGCTCAAGGGGCCGCTGCCGCTTTCGACGGGGTCGCTCGATCTCGACCTGCAGTCGCCGAAGGCGATATGGACGACCGGCCTTGGCGACGTCACCGGCAGGCTGCACTTCTGGACGAAGGAGGGCACGATCCCCGGCATCGACGCCGCAGCGCTGCGGAGCCAGGCCGCCGAAAAGGCATTCTTTCCGCTGAGTGCTGCGGCAGGCGGCGCCTTCACCTTCAGCCAGCTGGACCTCCAGGCCGATTTCGCCAATGGTTCGGCCGAGATCGACGATGCCCATATCACCGGGCCTGCACAGACGCTGACACTATCCGGTCTCATCACCTATCAGTCAAACGGGCTGGCGCTGTCCGGATCGCTGGAGGCAACCGATCCGGCCAAGGCAGCAGAGCTGCCGCTTCTGCAGTTCTTCATCGGCGGCTCGTGGCCAAACCCGGTGATCTCGCCGGTTCCGCTTCTCAACGCACCGGCGAAACCCTAG